The following proteins are co-located in the Myxococcus fulvus genome:
- a CDS encoding zinc-dependent alcohol dehydrogenase family protein — protein MEGTMRVMALHAPGQPLREERWPIPRPGPQEVLLRVRACAVCRTDLHLVDGELPRPKLPVVPGHEIVASVVEVGAEVLGLEPGTRVGVAWLGWTCGQCRFCVSGRENLCDFARFTGYQMDGGYAEYTLAHHAFCFPLPPGLEDVHAAPLMCAGLIGYRSLRMAGAGARLGMYGFGAAAHLLIQVARHQGRRVFAFTRPGDEAGQAFARELGAEWAGGSDAIPPEPLDAAILFAPAGSLVPAALRAVDKGGVVVCGGIHMSDIPAFPYAWLWEERVVRSVANLTRADAVEFLALAPRVPVHTRVRVFPLSAANEALLALREGRVHGAAVLEVRG, from the coding sequence ATGGAAGGCACCATGCGCGTGATGGCGCTGCACGCGCCGGGACAGCCGCTGCGCGAGGAGCGCTGGCCCATCCCCCGTCCAGGGCCGCAAGAGGTGCTGTTGCGCGTGAGGGCCTGCGCGGTGTGTCGCACGGACCTGCACCTGGTGGACGGTGAGCTGCCCCGCCCCAAGCTGCCGGTTGTTCCCGGCCACGAAATCGTGGCGAGCGTGGTGGAGGTGGGCGCGGAGGTGCTGGGGCTGGAGCCGGGCACGCGCGTGGGAGTTGCCTGGCTCGGCTGGACGTGTGGCCAGTGCCGCTTCTGCGTCTCCGGGCGCGAGAACCTCTGCGACTTCGCCCGCTTCACCGGCTACCAGATGGATGGCGGCTACGCGGAGTACACGCTGGCGCATCACGCGTTCTGCTTCCCGCTGCCGCCAGGGCTCGAGGACGTGCACGCAGCGCCGCTGATGTGCGCGGGGCTCATCGGCTATCGGAGCCTGCGCATGGCGGGCGCGGGCGCGCGGCTGGGGATGTATGGCTTTGGCGCCGCGGCGCACCTGCTCATCCAGGTGGCGCGTCACCAGGGACGACGGGTGTTCGCCTTCACGCGTCCGGGTGACGAGGCGGGGCAGGCCTTCGCCCGGGAGCTGGGGGCCGAATGGGCGGGAGGCTCGGACGCGATTCCGCCAGAGCCGCTGGACGCGGCCATCCTCTTCGCGCCCGCGGGGAGCCTGGTGCCGGCCGCGCTGCGCGCCGTGGACAAGGGCGGCGTGGTGGTGTGTGGCGGCATCCACATGAGCGACATCCCCGCGTTCCCCTATGCGTGGCTCTGGGAGGAGCGCGTGGTGCGCTCGGTGGCCAACCTGACGCGGGCGGACGCGGTGGAGTTCCTGGCACTGGCGCCCCGCGTGCCCGTGCACACGCGGGTGCGGGTGTTCCCCCTGTCGGCGGCGAACGAGGCGCTCCTCGCGCTGCGCGAGGGGCGGGTCCACGGCGCGGCCGTGCTGGAGGTTCGCGGGTAG
- a CDS encoding HPF/RaiA family ribosome-associated protein: MKRALQITYRGMATSEALNEHIRDHAEKLEQFFDGIVGCHVVVDEPHRHKHQGNHFRVRVDLHVPGKDLVAARDPDEHAAHEDPYQAVTDAFEAVRRQLQHYTGALHAHHRHG; encoded by the coding sequence ATGAAGCGAGCGTTGCAGATCACCTACCGGGGCATGGCGACGAGCGAGGCACTGAACGAGCACATCCGCGACCACGCGGAGAAGCTGGAGCAGTTCTTCGACGGCATCGTCGGATGCCACGTGGTGGTGGACGAGCCGCATCGACACAAGCACCAGGGCAACCACTTCCGGGTGCGCGTGGACCTGCATGTGCCCGGCAAGGACCTGGTCGCCGCCAGGGACCCCGACGAGCACGCCGCGCACGAGGACCCGTACCAGGCCGTGACGGACGCGTTCGAGGCCGTGCGCCGGCAGCTCCAGCACTACACCGGAGCGCTGCACGCGCATCATCGACACGGCTGA
- the trhA gene encoding PAQR family membrane homeostasis protein TrhA has protein sequence MTTAVLAGEKPKLRGVLHQWAAAFAVGAGIVLVAMAPTWRTAVASGAYAVSLVSLFTISATYHRVNWSPRGRTWMRRADHAAIFLLIAGTYTPVMLLGLPPEVGNQLMPWLYSGALLGILQSMFWVNAPKWVTAALAVGVGWTMMPYFGDVFRAVGLGATLLIIAGGLAYTLGALAYAFKRPNPLPGVFGYHEVFHALTLVAAALHFAVVLGMVRAAA, from the coding sequence ATGACCACGGCGGTGCTCGCTGGGGAGAAGCCGAAGCTGCGCGGCGTGCTGCACCAGTGGGCGGCGGCGTTCGCGGTGGGCGCGGGAATCGTCCTGGTGGCCATGGCGCCCACGTGGCGCACGGCCGTGGCCTCGGGCGCGTACGCGGTGAGCCTGGTCTCCCTGTTCACCATCAGCGCGACGTACCACCGGGTGAACTGGTCGCCGCGAGGGCGCACCTGGATGCGCCGGGCGGACCACGCCGCCATCTTCCTGCTCATCGCGGGCACGTACACGCCGGTGATGCTGCTGGGGCTGCCGCCGGAGGTGGGCAACCAGCTGATGCCGTGGCTCTACTCGGGCGCGCTCCTGGGCATCCTCCAGTCGATGTTCTGGGTGAACGCGCCCAAGTGGGTGACGGCGGCGCTGGCCGTCGGCGTCGGGTGGACGATGATGCCGTACTTCGGCGACGTCTTCCGCGCGGTGGGGCTCGGGGCCACGCTGCTCATCATCGCCGGGGGCCTGGCGTACACGCTGGGCGCGCTCGCGTATGCCTTCAAGCGCCCCAATCCCCTGCCTGGCGTCTTCGGGTACCACGAGGTGTTCCACGCGCTGACGCTCGTCGCCGCGGCGCTGCACTTCGCGGTGGTGCTGGGCATGGTGCGCGCGGCCGCATAG
- a CDS encoding TetR/AcrR family transcriptional regulator — translation MKKRQRLTGAERRVQLMEIGREVFAAKGYEPTSIEEVAQRAGVSKPIVYEHFGAKEGLYAAIMEREMDDLVARVSSSITDGSPRQRFEGAVLAFMAYVKDEPAGFAVLTRDSPQATARRGLTRVIDDLAHRVGDVFRSEFERAGYPSKVAPIYANALVGMVTQVGHWWAAEGKSFSTESVARHVAALGWMGLRHLPKAPSLPAREEGSDARPVKAKAPRAKSPGR, via the coding sequence GTGAAGAAGAGGCAACGGCTCACGGGCGCCGAGCGCCGGGTCCAGTTGATGGAGATTGGTCGGGAGGTCTTCGCGGCGAAGGGTTATGAGCCCACCTCCATCGAGGAGGTCGCGCAGCGGGCGGGCGTGTCCAAGCCCATCGTCTACGAGCACTTCGGCGCGAAGGAGGGGCTCTACGCGGCCATCATGGAGCGGGAGATGGACGACCTGGTGGCGCGCGTGTCGTCGAGCATCACGGACGGCTCGCCGCGCCAGCGCTTCGAGGGCGCGGTGCTCGCGTTCATGGCCTACGTGAAGGACGAGCCGGCGGGCTTCGCGGTGCTGACGCGGGATTCACCCCAGGCGACGGCGCGGCGCGGACTGACGCGCGTCATCGACGACCTGGCCCACCGCGTGGGGGACGTGTTCCGCAGCGAGTTCGAGCGCGCGGGGTATCCCTCGAAGGTCGCGCCCATCTACGCCAACGCGCTCGTCGGGATGGTGACGCAGGTGGGGCACTGGTGGGCCGCGGAGGGCAAGTCGTTCTCCACCGAGAGCGTGGCCCGTCACGTGGCGGCGCTCGGCTGGATGGGCCTGCGCCACCTGCCCAAGGCCCCGTCGCTGCCCGCGCGCGAGGAGGGCTCGGACGCCAGGCCCGTGAAGGCGAAGGCTCCGCGCGCGAAGTCCCCGGGGCGGTGA
- a CDS encoding response regulator yields MNAPRLQVLVVDDEAPVLATTAAVLSEDFDVQTARDAFAARGLLARHPFDVLCTDLHMPGPSGIQLLRQSVLRDPFLAGVLVTGSREYLDWRDRLDTQGLFYLVLKPYQPADLIGMIRRAAESARLKREMSQLSLGLAEHKWGPR; encoded by the coding sequence ATGAACGCTCCGCGGCTCCAGGTGCTGGTGGTGGATGACGAGGCGCCCGTCCTCGCCACCACCGCCGCCGTGCTCTCCGAGGACTTCGACGTCCAGACCGCGCGTGACGCGTTCGCGGCGCGCGGGCTGCTCGCGCGTCATCCGTTCGACGTCCTCTGCACGGACCTCCACATGCCCGGGCCCAGCGGCATCCAGCTCTTGCGGCAGTCGGTCCTCCGGGACCCCTTCCTCGCGGGCGTGCTCGTCACGGGCTCGCGCGAGTACCTCGACTGGAGGGACAGGCTGGACACGCAGGGCCTCTTCTATCTGGTGCTCAAGCCCTACCAGCCCGCGGACCTCATCGGGATGATCCGCCGCGCGGCCGAGTCCGCCCGCCTCAAGCGGGAGATGAGCCAGCTCTCCCTCGGGCTGGCCGAGCACAAGTGGGGACCTCGATGA
- a CDS encoding sensor histidine kinase, which yields MKPTEDVSGPTVALKERAVLLFHEHLGTVRRRTDRLFAGLMLAQWAVGVLVALFVSPYGWSGEDRALHAHVYAVLFLGAALTVFPIALAHWRPGAISTRHGVALAQVLWSSLLIHLTGGRIETHFHIFVSLAFLSLYRDPWVLLTATSATVADHIIRGLLWPESVYGLPNPEWWRFLEHALWVGCLDLVLLHAGRVMRREMREVAVRRAELELAREREEEKSAELDRALRELSGFQEHLIRVEKLAAVGQLAASVGHELRNPLAAVRNAHAYLSRRLSRDAIGAADDPRVPQFLGVMERELGACAKIISDLLDFARERPPALQPCPLRPLVDEAIGVVPSREGVRIVNDVPESLPVPSLDKEQFRQVLVNLVQNAVEAMPQGRTGQVSVLAEGGDAGPWAIRVVDDGTGIPPDVLPKIFEPLFTTKTRGTGLGLAIVANMVQRHGGTISVRSEAGRGSEFHIHLPATAAAQAA from the coding sequence ATGAAGCCCACGGAGGATGTCAGCGGCCCCACGGTGGCACTGAAGGAACGCGCCGTCCTGCTGTTCCACGAGCACCTGGGCACCGTGCGCCGTCGCACGGATCGGCTGTTCGCGGGGCTGATGCTCGCGCAGTGGGCGGTGGGGGTCCTCGTCGCGCTGTTCGTGTCGCCCTATGGCTGGTCCGGCGAGGACCGCGCGCTGCATGCGCACGTGTACGCGGTGCTCTTCCTGGGCGCGGCGCTCACCGTGTTCCCCATCGCGCTGGCGCACTGGCGGCCCGGGGCCATCTCCACCCGGCACGGCGTGGCGCTGGCGCAGGTGCTGTGGTCCTCGCTGCTCATCCACCTGACGGGTGGGCGCATCGAGACGCACTTCCACATCTTCGTCTCGCTCGCCTTCCTCTCGCTGTACCGCGACCCGTGGGTGCTGCTCACGGCGACGAGCGCCACCGTGGCGGACCACATCATCCGAGGTCTGCTCTGGCCGGAGTCGGTGTACGGCCTGCCCAATCCGGAGTGGTGGCGCTTCCTGGAGCACGCGCTGTGGGTGGGCTGCCTGGACCTGGTGCTGCTGCACGCGGGAAGGGTGATGCGGCGGGAGATGCGCGAGGTGGCGGTGCGGCGCGCGGAGCTGGAGCTGGCGCGCGAGCGCGAGGAGGAGAAGTCCGCCGAGCTGGACCGCGCGCTGCGCGAGCTCAGCGGCTTCCAGGAGCACCTCATCCGCGTGGAGAAGCTGGCCGCGGTGGGTCAACTCGCCGCCAGCGTGGGTCATGAGCTACGCAATCCCCTGGCCGCCGTGCGCAACGCACATGCCTACCTCTCCCGACGGTTGAGCCGGGATGCGATTGGGGCCGCGGATGACCCACGCGTGCCCCAGTTCCTGGGCGTGATGGAGCGCGAGCTGGGGGCGTGCGCGAAAATCATCTCCGACCTGCTCGACTTCGCGCGCGAGCGCCCCCCCGCGCTGCAGCCGTGTCCTTTACGACCTCTGGTGGACGAGGCCATCGGCGTGGTTCCCTCTCGGGAAGGTGTCCGCATCGTGAACGATGTCCCGGAGTCATTGCCCGTGCCCAGCCTGGACAAGGAACAATTCCGTCAGGTGCTGGTGAATCTGGTGCAGAACGCGGTGGAGGCCATGCCTCAGGGAAGGACGGGACAGGTTTCAGTGCTGGCGGAAGGTGGAGACGCGGGGCCCTGGGCCATTCGCGTGGTAGATGACGGGACGGGCATCCCACCGGATGTGCTGCCCAAGATTTTCGAACCGCTGTTCACAACCAAGACGCGCGGCACCGGCTTGGGGCTGGCCATTGTGGCCAACATGGTGCAACGTCACGGAGGCACAATCTCTGTGCGAAGCGAAGCCGGCCGGGGTAGTGAATTCCATATTCATCTCCCGGCAACCGCGGCGGCGCAGGCCGCATGA
- a CDS encoding response regulator produces MEDVALGPARILLVDDEEGLRITLAANLELEGHTVLEASNGEEALRLLGEHPVDVVLSDMRMPGLHGVDLLRRIKQARPDMPVVLMTAFTAEELVEDALAEGAFTVLPKPFDVAHALDTILRAARAPQVLVVDDTEPVARAMVRALSTVGLRARAVYSGEEALTWLRSGDFDVCVLDLVMPEMSGPELVAKVKAADLSVAVIAMSGHVVPELLRKVAAQGAVVCMTKPVPLRELVQAIARVRGQPKAQGPAGTQGARN; encoded by the coding sequence ATGGAGGACGTGGCTTTGGGCCCCGCTCGCATCCTTTTGGTCGACGACGAGGAGGGGCTGCGCATCACGCTCGCGGCGAACCTGGAGTTGGAGGGCCACACCGTTCTGGAGGCCTCCAACGGCGAGGAAGCGCTGCGCCTCCTGGGTGAGCACCCGGTGGACGTGGTGCTCAGCGACATGCGCATGCCGGGCTTGCACGGGGTGGACCTGTTGCGCCGTATCAAACAGGCGCGACCGGACATGCCCGTGGTGTTGATGACGGCCTTCACGGCGGAGGAGCTGGTGGAGGACGCGCTCGCGGAGGGCGCGTTCACCGTGCTGCCCAAGCCCTTCGACGTGGCGCACGCGCTGGACACCATCCTGCGCGCGGCGCGGGCGCCGCAGGTGTTGGTGGTGGACGACACGGAGCCGGTGGCGCGCGCCATGGTGCGCGCGCTGAGCACGGTGGGGCTGCGCGCTCGGGCCGTGTACAGCGGCGAGGAAGCGCTGACGTGGCTGCGCTCGGGCGACTTCGACGTGTGCGTGTTGGATTTGGTGATGCCGGAGATGAGCGGGCCGGAGCTGGTGGCCAAGGTGAAGGCGGCGGACCTGTCGGTGGCGGTCATCGCCATGTCGGGCCACGTGGTGCCGGAGCTGCTCCGGAAGGTGGCGGCGCAGGGGGCGGTGGTGTGCATGACGAAGCCCGTGCCGCTGCGGGAGCTGGTGCAAGCGATTGCCCGGGTGAGGGGTCAGCCGAAGGCGCAGGGGCCCGCGGGGACCCAGGGCGCGAGGAATTGA
- a CDS encoding ATP-binding protein, with the protein MGARADLQARERAAVADVVASTLRHDLRNKLASVRNASFYLMRKMQKTDAWGADARVEAFFQLIDKELAAAEEVLTRRAPVSSSDRPLCHASEAAERGLAEARVPEHVRVVRELKARDTVPLDVEDLALLVRCLVDNAVEAMPRGGMLTLRTWDVEEGEGGVGIRVEDAGEGLTAEAYSRAFEPFYSTRPGHAGLGLNIVQRLVLRQGGKVTLDGGPSGGTHVEVVFPHRPEARGRTRLGQEEIRGSK; encoded by the coding sequence ATGGGCGCGCGCGCAGACCTCCAGGCTCGGGAGCGGGCCGCGGTGGCGGACGTCGTGGCCTCCACGTTGCGGCATGACCTGCGCAACAAGCTGGCCAGCGTTCGCAATGCCTCGTTCTACCTGATGCGGAAGATGCAGAAGACGGACGCCTGGGGCGCGGATGCCCGGGTGGAGGCCTTCTTCCAGCTCATCGACAAGGAGCTGGCGGCCGCGGAGGAGGTGCTCACGCGCCGCGCTCCGGTGTCGAGCAGCGACCGGCCGCTGTGTCACGCCAGCGAGGCCGCCGAGCGCGGGCTCGCGGAGGCGCGGGTGCCCGAGCACGTGCGGGTGGTGCGCGAGCTCAAGGCGCGCGACACGGTGCCGCTGGACGTGGAGGACCTGGCGCTGCTGGTGCGCTGTCTGGTGGACAACGCCGTGGAGGCGATGCCGCGCGGCGGGATGCTCACGCTGCGGACCTGGGACGTCGAGGAAGGTGAGGGCGGCGTGGGGATTCGCGTGGAGGACGCGGGAGAGGGGCTGACGGCGGAGGCGTATTCGCGTGCCTTCGAACCTTTCTATTCCACGCGCCCAGGACACGCGGGGCTGGGGTTGAACATCGTGCAGCGGTTGGTGCTGCGCCAGGGTGGGAAGGTGACGCTGGATGGGGGGCCCTCCGGGGGGACCCACGTCGAGGTCGTCTTTCCCCATCGCCCGGAGGCGCGCGGCCGGACGCGGCTGGGGCAGGAAGAGATACGGGGGAGCAAGTGA
- a CDS encoding response regulator, which produces METSWTFGRCLLLVEDDPSNRMTLAALLEEAGFAVVTAGSYSEAERWLNQPRPIDAVLLDQSLGDGFGTGLIPLVRHHMPGAKVVFVTGADSPIDMPVDAVFRKGDHFDNLLAFLFKLLPQRPLGMSSSSGPRRP; this is translated from the coding sequence ATGGAGACGAGTTGGACCTTCGGGCGATGCCTGCTGCTGGTGGAAGATGACCCGTCCAACCGGATGACGCTCGCGGCGCTGCTGGAGGAGGCGGGGTTCGCGGTCGTCACGGCGGGCTCTTATTCGGAAGCGGAGCGGTGGCTCAACCAGCCGCGGCCCATCGACGCGGTGCTGCTGGACCAGAGCCTGGGGGACGGCTTCGGGACGGGGCTGATTCCGCTGGTGCGTCACCACATGCCGGGCGCGAAGGTGGTGTTCGTCACGGGGGCGGACAGCCCCATCGACATGCCGGTGGACGCGGTGTTCCGCAAGGGCGACCACTTCGACAACCTGCTGGCCTTCCTCTTCAAGCTGTTGCCGCAGCGGCCGCTGGGGATGTCGTCATCCTCGGGCCCGCGTCGGCCGTGA
- a CDS encoding AgmX/PglI C-terminal domain-containing protein → MGELLTGGEEQFRARDMGAPETEGLGPEDANDALNVMEALEGDLDAYLDRELTVGEGELVDAPSSREVTEGMRALLELAEEETRWLADLPAPSCAEESSEGVAPQESVPVVIPEWMRANPQVPVADPVRMAWSYSKEAPRAVRARGTSEAPLNLQERPWGIPLVPPSELEGRGAEGARNDWDGAIAPGMSNPWSATKGVVAQGSGAQASLRSRDVVSGVLLGVAGVGVVAAGMLVVASVRIWEQSVPYERADVGDARGVGAVGSVAGASVNAAGSYVGGAAGASPNAAGSQVGSLEGLSPHASGAYAGGSVGAPPSATGSHMGTLTGASVYASGSYSGGSVGASTWTGIGSTGPVGVLRPVPTGAAEAWSLGGVPGVSALPGLASVGTQGASVDANARPSSNTGPSNADLMAHRDTQAVKNGERRSRVEPPAPVPTAKPAAPAVAAVATAAVQAMTFDEPDTSNDAYTAPADTGDDADAAQEPESELDEEFARELGFTEEADAQAAEDTAPTRTVYVPPALEAKQHLTPEDVRQVVLANQPAITACLRQHAADTSAEKSGRFVMRWSVQPGGETTNVAMDTQALRATPLAGCIEGVVRTWKFPVHAVRMQEPIRFPFVF, encoded by the coding sequence GTGGGCGAGCTTCTGACTGGAGGCGAGGAACAGTTCCGCGCGCGGGACATGGGTGCTCCGGAGACGGAGGGCCTGGGGCCCGAGGATGCGAACGACGCGCTGAACGTGATGGAGGCGCTGGAGGGAGACCTCGACGCGTACCTGGACCGTGAGCTCACGGTGGGCGAGGGCGAGTTGGTGGATGCGCCGTCGTCGCGCGAGGTGACGGAGGGCATGCGCGCGCTGCTGGAGCTGGCCGAGGAGGAGACGCGGTGGCTGGCGGACCTGCCCGCGCCCTCGTGCGCCGAGGAGTCATCGGAGGGGGTGGCTCCGCAGGAGTCGGTGCCCGTGGTGATCCCCGAGTGGATGCGCGCGAATCCCCAGGTGCCCGTCGCGGACCCCGTGCGGATGGCGTGGTCGTACTCGAAGGAGGCGCCGCGGGCCGTGCGCGCGAGGGGCACTTCGGAGGCTCCGCTCAATCTGCAGGAGCGACCGTGGGGGATTCCCCTGGTGCCGCCCTCCGAGCTGGAGGGGCGTGGCGCCGAGGGCGCGCGCAATGATTGGGATGGCGCGATTGCACCGGGGATGTCGAACCCGTGGAGCGCGACGAAGGGTGTCGTGGCGCAGGGGAGTGGCGCGCAGGCGTCGCTTCGGAGCCGCGATGTGGTCTCGGGCGTCCTGCTCGGGGTCGCTGGCGTGGGCGTCGTCGCGGCGGGGATGCTCGTGGTCGCGAGCGTGCGCATCTGGGAGCAGTCGGTTCCGTATGAGCGCGCGGATGTCGGTGATGCACGTGGCGTGGGCGCGGTGGGGAGCGTCGCTGGCGCGTCCGTGAACGCAGCGGGTTCGTACGTCGGGGGCGCCGCTGGTGCGTCACCGAACGCAGCGGGCTCGCAGGTGGGGAGCCTCGAGGGCCTCTCGCCGCATGCCTCGGGAGCATACGCCGGTGGCTCCGTTGGTGCGCCACCGAGCGCGACGGGTTCACACATGGGGACCCTCACGGGCGCCTCGGTGTATGCCTCGGGTTCGTATTCCGGTGGCTCCGTTGGTGCGTCGACGTGGACGGGCATCGGCTCGACGGGCCCCGTCGGTGTCCTGCGTCCGGTGCCCACGGGTGCCGCCGAGGCGTGGTCGCTCGGCGGTGTCCCGGGTGTCTCCGCCCTGCCGGGGCTCGCGAGCGTCGGCACCCAGGGCGCGAGCGTGGACGCGAACGCGCGTCCCTCGTCGAACACGGGCCCCAGCAACGCGGACCTCATGGCCCACCGTGACACGCAGGCGGTGAAGAACGGCGAGCGTCGCTCCCGCGTGGAGCCCCCCGCGCCCGTGCCCACCGCGAAGCCCGCGGCTCCCGCCGTGGCCGCTGTCGCCACCGCCGCCGTGCAGGCGATGACCTTCGACGAGCCCGACACCAGCAACGACGCCTACACCGCGCCCGCCGACACGGGGGATGACGCGGACGCCGCCCAAGAGCCGGAGTCCGAGCTGGACGAGGAGTTCGCGCGCGAGCTGGGCTTCACGGAAGAGGCCGACGCCCAGGCCGCGGAGGACACCGCGCCGACCCGCACGGTGTACGTGCCTCCGGCGCTCGAGGCGAAGCAGCACCTGACGCCGGAGGATGTGAGGCAGGTGGTGCTGGCGAATCAGCCCGCCATCACCGCGTGTCTGCGCCAGCACGCGGCGGATACGTCCGCCGAGAAGAGCGGCCGCTTCGTGATGCGCTGGTCCGTGCAGCCCGGCGGCGAGACGACGAACGTCGCCATGGACACGCAGGCCCTGCGCGCCACGCCGCTCGCCGGCTGCATCGAGGGCGTGGTGCGCACCTGGAAGTTCCCCGTGCACGCGGTCCGCATGCAGGAGCCCATCCGCTTCCCGTTCGTCTTCTAG
- a CDS encoding MATE family efflux transporter, with amino-acid sequence MKPSFGRDLTTGSIPRHIVAFSIPMLVGSFLQTAYSFVNAIWVGRFLGTEALAAVTVSFPVVFVLFSIGMGLTMATSILVSQSYGAKRMDELRRVVDSSTLLIYALGLVLTLLGEWLAPTILTLMATPPEIHAESVSYLRIFLLSMPLGFGLFLTRSLLQGVGDSKTPLYFQAASLLLTTVLDPILIFGWMGLPKLGLNGTAWATVFSQLLALTSLIIYLRKKDVPVAPRMPRLGHLGPTTLKTLRIGVPAAVQQSLVSIGMVFVTGIVNSFGEVATAAFGAASRIDQIAFMPAMTFGMAVSTLAGQNLGAGRYDRVQEIFKWGCLFSGGITLVISLVAVSFPEALLRIFISDPAVIAPGVSYLHIVGTTYVLFALIFVSNGIINGAGRTFVTTVFSLVSLWVVRVPVAYWLSHRMNSVTGVWLAMALSFAVSLAVSMAYYFSGRWRTPLVKKAPEGPAAPNPGEVFGHETGEA; translated from the coding sequence ATGAAACCTTCATTCGGTCGCGACCTGACCACCGGCAGCATCCCCCGTCACATCGTCGCCTTCTCCATCCCCATGCTGGTGGGGAGCTTCCTGCAGACGGCCTACAGCTTCGTCAACGCCATCTGGGTGGGCCGCTTCCTGGGCACCGAGGCGCTGGCGGCGGTGACGGTGAGCTTCCCCGTCGTCTTCGTCCTGTTCTCCATCGGCATGGGCCTCACCATGGCGACGAGCATCCTGGTGTCGCAGAGCTACGGCGCCAAGAGGATGGACGAGCTGCGCCGCGTGGTGGACAGCTCCACGCTGCTCATCTACGCGCTGGGCCTGGTGCTGACCTTGCTCGGCGAGTGGCTGGCGCCGACCATCCTCACGTTGATGGCCACGCCGCCGGAGATTCATGCGGAGTCGGTCAGCTACCTGCGCATCTTCCTGCTCTCCATGCCGCTGGGCTTCGGCCTGTTCCTGACGCGCAGCCTGCTGCAGGGCGTGGGGGACTCGAAGACGCCGCTGTACTTCCAGGCGGCCTCGCTGCTGCTGACCACGGTGCTGGACCCGATTCTGATTTTCGGTTGGATGGGATTGCCCAAGCTGGGGCTCAACGGCACGGCGTGGGCCACGGTCTTCTCGCAGCTGCTCGCGCTCACCTCGCTCATCATTTACCTGCGCAAGAAGGACGTGCCCGTCGCGCCGCGCATGCCCCGGCTGGGCCACCTGGGGCCCACCACGTTGAAGACGCTGCGCATCGGCGTGCCGGCGGCGGTGCAGCAGTCGCTGGTGTCCATCGGCATGGTGTTCGTGACGGGCATCGTCAACAGCTTCGGCGAGGTGGCCACGGCGGCCTTCGGCGCGGCGTCGCGCATCGACCAGATTGCGTTCATGCCGGCGATGACGTTCGGCATGGCCGTGTCCACGCTGGCGGGCCAGAACCTGGGCGCGGGGCGGTATGACCGCGTTCAAGAGATTTTCAAGTGGGGCTGCCTGTTCAGCGGCGGCATCACCCTGGTCATCTCGCTGGTGGCGGTGTCGTTCCCCGAAGCGCTGCTGCGCATCTTCATCTCGGACCCGGCGGTCATCGCGCCGGGCGTCTCATACCTGCACATCGTCGGGACGACGTACGTGCTGTTCGCGCTCATCTTCGTGAGCAACGGCATCATCAACGGCGCGGGGCGCACGTTCGTGACGACGGTGTTCTCGCTGGTGAGCCTCTGGGTGGTGCGGGTGCCGGTGGCGTACTGGCTGTCGCACCGCATGAACAGCGTGACGGGCGTGTGGCTGGCGATGGCGCTGAGCTTCGCGGTGTCGCTGGCCGTGAGCATGGCCTACTACTTCTCCGGCCGGTGGCGCACGCCGCTGGTCAAGAAGGCGCCGGAGGGCCCCGCCGCGCCGAACCCCGGCGAGGTCTTCGGACACGAGACGGGCGAGGCCTGA
- a CDS encoding (2Fe-2S) ferredoxin domain-containing protein gives MSRKPPPPEAPPGAPATELHVCHNCMVRLDSSLGGVDLPRRIREAVAARGLGPTTRVFSSGCLGECPLGLVTVLVLPPGGTGSSIQLIDAAKDGEDLAERLANPPPPAGRP, from the coding sequence ATGTCGCGCAAGCCACCCCCACCCGAGGCCCCGCCCGGCGCTCCCGCGACGGAGCTGCACGTCTGTCACAACTGCATGGTGCGCCTGGACTCGAGCCTGGGCGGCGTGGACCTGCCGCGCCGCATCCGCGAGGCCGTGGCCGCGCGAGGCCTGGGACCGACGACGCGCGTGTTCTCCTCGGGATGTCTGGGCGAGTGCCCGCTCGGCCTCGTCACCGTGCTGGTGCTGCCACCTGGCGGCACGGGCTCGAGCATCCAGCTCATCGACGCGGCGAAGGACGGCGAGGACCTGGCCGAGCGCCTCGCGAACCCACCGCCGCCAGCTGGGCGGCCTTGA